CGAACCACCGACTCGATTCGCACCGCCCTTGCCGAGACAGACAGGCGGCGGCAGATGCAGGTCGTCTACAACGAGGCGCACGGCATCGTCCCGCAGACGATCACAAAACCTGTCCCGGCAAAGGAGATCGACCTCACCGACACGAAGCACCTCCCGAAGTCGGAGATCCCGAACCTCGTCATCGAACTGGAGGCCCAGATGTACCGGGCCGCGGAGGACCTCGACTTCGAGAGGGCGATCCTCCTCCGCGACCGGGTGAAGGAACTGCGGGCCGGGATGGAGAGGTGAGGGGGGTTTCCCCTCGTCGTGGCTTCGTGTTCGGTTCTGCCGGGGGCGGTTCTCACTCGGGATCTGGGGCGTTAGTCTTCCGGTTCAGATTGTGAGGACGGCAGTGGATCGGCATCTTGTCCGGGGGGTTTCACCCCCCGGCCCCCATCATTGCAATAGGGGGTGGATGGCAATCTCCTTCATCAGGATCTCTCTCTTCCCCGACCCCATCCTGTTTCGGGGGTCCGGGGGCGTCAGTCCCCCGGCAGAGACCTGGGGGACGGCGGTGGTTTCGCACGATTCTTCAGGGAATTCAGGAAGATATCGACCCGATCATGATATTCTCTCCCGATCCCTGCATGCAGAGATGGGGGGGAGTAAACGAGAGTTTTGGGATATATTAATGTGCATAAATTATTATATGCCAATTTTACGCTCTTTCTTTGTTGATCACTATAATCTAATTGTAAAACACAATTATTGATCCTGCAGAATATGATTAAATATTGTAAGTCTCCATAGGGGGTTCTGTAGGAGAGTGGAAATATGCAACAGGAAAGCGTGCAGATCCAGAAAAATATCGTCGAGACAGCGGTCGCATCGGGAGAGTTCAACACTCTCGTTGCGGCGGTGAAGGCCGCTGGCCTTGTCGAGACATTGAGCAGTCCGGGGCCGTACACAGTCTTTGCCCCGAACGACGCAGCGTTTGCAAAGGTCTCGAAGGAGACCCTTGACAGCCTCATGCAGGATAAAGCGAAACTCGCCGACATCCTGAAGTACCACGTGATCTCGGGGAAGCACATGGCCGCCGACGTCTCGAAGATGAGTTCTCTCAAAACACTGCAGGGCTCCGACCTCTCGGTCGACACGAGCAGGGGCGTGCGGATCAACGACGTCAGCGTGATCAAGGCCGACATCGTCTGCTCGAACGGCGTCTGTCATGTCATCGACTCGGTGCTGATACCAAAGTAACACCTTTTTTTGCCGTTCGTCCGGCTCTGTAGAAACCCTTGCGGGAAAGTACTTCCTGACGTGATGGGAAAAATTCTGTTCAGAAGTGCCTGGTCCGGGGGGGCTGCCGCTCGAAAAACTACGTTTTTCTCGATTCCCGTCGGTCGCCCTCCCATACCCCCTGCCATTACGATAGGGGGAGGGATGGCCGCCGCCTCCAGGACTCCGACCCTTTCTTCCCGGGACCAATCCTCGCGCGGGGGTCCGGGGGCAAAAGTCCCCCGGCGAACGGGAAGGCAGAGGATCAGCACGCACTATCAACCGATGGAGGAGGATTTCTACAAAGCCGTTCGTCCCGAACAAAAGATATCACGGAGAACGGCAGGCGCGGATCTCAGGGGAGATCTGGACAAAGGGGATGGTCCGGCGGAGAGGCACCGCCCCTTTATCCCCGCGTGATCGACGAAATGTACGCGATCCCCAGGTGGGCCCTGAGGATCCTGGTCCCGTCGAGGAGATGGCGCATGTCCACGAACTCACCCTCTGCAAGGCACCGGTCGATGCCTTTCTCGAGGGGGGTCTGGAGGTCCCAGGGCACCTTCCTGAAGACGACGCCGTGGGTGTGGAGGATGAGACCGTTATCTCCCTCACCGCGGGGATGGCCGGAGAGAGAGGCGATAGCCCCGGCGTCGCAGGAGGAGAGATCTGCCGAAGGGTCCAGGCCGATGCCGAAGGCGACGATGCTATCTCCCGCGTATTTCGGTTCTTCAGAGGCCTCGATCCAGTCGCCGACATTCTCAGGGTCAAAGATCGAACCGCCCCGTGCCGGTGCGTCCCGTGCGAGCGGGGCCTTCCTGATCCCTGAACCCAGGACACCTCCCGTCACGCCCCAGAGAGCGACGGCCACGACGCCCGCCCCGACCTTCCGCTCTCGTGCATGGGCGAAGACGGCACGGTACAGTGCCTCGAGGGTGATCCCCTCCTCCGCCTCGACGGTGGCGAACTCGTTGAACTGTCCGTCAAGGGCTACATTGAAGGCGGTGTAGGCCCTCACCTCCCCGCCGACCCGTGCAGGCACGAAGAAGTCGGGGGTGTTGTGGCCGTCCGACGGGAGCCAGGTCATCGAGCCCTGGAGGGTGACCATCTCCCCGAGGAATGGCATCGCGTCGAGGAGGCTGCTGCCGAGAGCGCCAAGGCCGAGGGAATATCTGATATCGGAGAATGTCTCGGCACTAACGCCCTCTTCCCTGATGCGGGCATGGAGGAGGTCGTCGATGCTGCCCTTCACCCGCAGAGACGCAGGTGTCCAGGACCCGGGCTCGAACCTGAACTTCGCCCCCTCATACTCGACCGGAGGGGCTGCAAGGTCGGCGATGAGGGAGAGAGAGTCCTCCCGGCGGAAAGACGCCGCAAGGGCAGCGGCCCGCGAGGGGAAGAGGGTGAAGACCCGGTCGAAACCGGCCATGGCAAGGACCTGCAGGGGGTACTCCCCTACATTGCAGATCGCAAGGCCCCCTCCCCGCACCTTCAGTTCCTTCTGCAGGCCGAGAAAGACCCTGATCCCGGCGCTGCTCAGGTACGCGAGGCCGGCAAGGTCGATGACGACCGAGCGGTCGTCGTCCCTGAGGGAGGTGGCAATCCCTCTCTTAACCTCTTCGGCCGCATAGCCGTCGAGCCTCCCCCCCACCTCGATGATGAGGATACCGTCACATCTCTCTGCAGTCATCTCCATAATTTCCGTCTCCTTATCTCTCAAAATGTTTCACCAGGCGAAGAACATTCTCACCTTCCCTGTGTTCGTACAGGACGGCGTCGGTCATCTTCCGCATCAGGTGGATGCCGAGGCCCCCGATCGGACGTTCATCGGCCCCGCCCTCCAGATTGGGTGCGGATGCCGCCGTCGGGTCGAAGGCCGGGGCCGCGTCCCTGATCTCGACGACCACCCCCTTTTCCGTCTTTTCGCAGGAGAGGGAGATCCGCCCTCCTGCATCCCCATATCCGTAGAGGATGATGTTCGTCACCGCCTCGTCGACGGCGAGTTCGACCTCCTGAACAGCCTTTGCGGGAGCACCCAGGCGCTGGAGGGCGGCGGCGACGCGGTCGAGGGCGCCGGGGAGGGACGCAAGACCGGCGGTGATAGTCCATTCCTCCACCCTCACACCCCCTTCAGCACCATCAGTGTGATGTCGTCGAACTGCGGTTCTTCACCGGCGAAGCCGAGGACCGCGTCCCTGACACCGCGGATGACCTCGTGGGCAGGCCTGTCCCGCAGGCCAAGGGCCGTCTCCTTCAGCCGCGTCTCGCCGAACTCCTCTGTCCCGGCATTGATCGCCTCGGTCACCCCGTCGGTGTACAGGACGAGCATGTCGCCGGGGCCGATTCCGACCGTCTCCTCCCCGTATTCCATCTCGTCGACGGCCCCGAGGGCGATGCCGGTCGGCATCAGCCTGACGAACTCATCCGAACCTGCCCTGAGGAGGAGTGGGGGGTTGTGCCCGGCATTTGCATAGGTGAGCATGCGTTTCTCCTCGTCGAGAACACCGTAAAAGAGGGTGACGAACATCCCCGAGTCTGACTGGGAGAGGATCATCGCGTTCGTATCGGCAAGGGTACGCGAGACGCGGGGGTGCCACCCGGCCATCGCCCTGATGATCGTCCGGGAGAGTGCCATGTACAGCGCCGCGGGGACGCTCTTGCCCGAGACATCCGCGATCACAAGGCCGGTCGTCCCGTTCTGCAGGCGGATGGCGTCGTAGAAGTCGCCGCCCACCTCCCGCGCAGGGCAACTCACAGCCGCAAGGTCGAACCCTTTTAGTGGCGGGATGGCCTTCGGCAGGAAGGTGTGCTGGATATCGGCGGCGATCTGCATCTCGGCCTTCTTCCTTTCGAGTTCGCCATGGTAGGCATCCCTCTCGGCCTTTGTCCGCCTTTCCGTGACGAGGTTCGAGACCAGGAGCGCGAAGATGAACATGCCGGCAGCGTTCGCCAGGATCATCGGGATACACACCTGCCTCACCACCTCCCATGCGGTGGCGAAGGGTGTGCAGAGGAGGAGGACAAGGCCCATGTGGAAGATTTCCATGCCGACGGCAAAGGCGACGGCGGTCCTGACCGGGACAGGGCCGTTGCGGTGGACCCACCAGATGGCGCCCCCGAAGAAACCGGCGAGGACGGTGGCGATCGCACAGGGGAGAGCGGTAAACCCGCCCATCTGCAACCTGAAGAGGCCGCCGATGATCCCGGCGCCGAGGCCGACCACAGGGCCGCAGAAGAGGCCGGCGACCATCGGCCCGAGGTCGCGGACATTGATCGGGGAGCCGAGGACTGCAACGCCGCTGAGAGTGCCGTACACCGAGAGCGCACCGAAGAAGAGGACGAGGAGGAGGGTGCTCCGCGGAGAGAGACGACGCTCCAGCGCCTCGGTGAATGGTTCACGCCTGGTGATGAAGTATGCTGCGACGACGATGACGCAGATCATCTGGAAGAGGACGATGAAGTCCGCCACCGCCGGCATCATCAGTCACGTCCCTGCCGGTTCAGGGCGTCCTCCACGCTGTCATATGCGGGGAATATCCGTAAAAATCCCGATATTTCAAATATCTCCCGGACAAACGGACAGAGTCCCGCGATCGAGAAAACTCCGTCCATCTTCTTCACCTGTTTGTACGCTGTCAGGAGCACCCGGAGGCCTGAACTGCTGGTGTACGTGAGGTCGGTCATATCGACGATGATGCTTCTCTCCCCCTGCTCGACAAGATGGGAAAGGGTCGATTCCAGACCCCCGCAGGAGGATGCGTCGATCCTTCCTGCTACCGAAACGACTGCACACCCGGCCATCACACGGACGCCGGTATTTGAGGAACTTTCCATTGTCATTGGCGTCTCTCCTGATAGCATAAGTAGATTGTTTTTTTGCGTGTCTGTCCAGGTTAGAGAAATGCAGGAAAACAGGAGATCTATCCCTGCTTTTCAAAGACCGCAACGACCTCGGCACGCGGGAGGTCCTTGCCCCTCACTCTCAGGGGCCATGTGCAGGTCTCCAGCGCACAGGGGTGCAGCGCCGAGAAGAGAGTGCAGGCTTCGGACTCCGAAAAATAGTGGGTGAGGATCCCTTCGCCGCGGAGGAAGGTGCCGGCCTCGACCCCGGTCCCCTTCCCGCACCGCATGTCCCGCTCTGAGAAGTCCCGGAAATAGAGTTTACCGCCGCCTTTCAGCACCCGTGCAATCTCGCCGGCGACATCCTCCCGACCTGCCGCTTTCAGGTGTCCGGCCACATGGAAGGCACAGACCGCGTCGAATATCTGGTCCCTGAAGGGGAGGGCACGGGCGTCGGCGATAAGAAGGGGCGCTCCCTCCCCGGAAGCACGGCGGCAGAGCGCGACAGCCGAGGGGGAGATGTCGAGACCGACGACGGAGACACCTTTCCCCGAGAGGGAGGTATAGGTCTTCCCGTTGCCGCACCCGATTTCGAGGACGCGTGAACAGGGGGGAATTGCGGGGAGGTCGCAGGCCGCGCCTCCCCAGATGCGTCCCCTCTGGAGATAGTCCCTCTCCCACGCGCCGGGGTCACGGAATGAGGCGGTCATGCCGCAGCGGCTTTCTGCAGGGAGAGGAGCGTGATCGAGAACCTGAGGTCGTTGCCGGCAAGGGGATGGTTCCCGTCGAGCATGAGAGTGGTCTCGTTCACGGCAGTAACTGTGTAAACATGTTTACTGTCGATATTCGGGAAGACGAACCTCTGGCCCATGCCTGTATCGGCCGGAAGACTTTCCCGGGGCACGATAATGACAAGCGTAGAGTTGTACTCACCATACGCCTCTTCCACCGGGATTGTCACGTTCACCGACTCGTTCACGGCAAGGCCGGTGACGGCCTTATCGAAACCGGCGATCACCTTCCCTTTCCCGAGGGTGAAGGTGAGGGGGGCGCGGCCGACCGAGGATTCATAGACCGTCCCGTTCAGGAATGAAACCGTATAGTCGACAGAGACGTTGTCGCCCGGAGCGGCCCTCGGCTTTTCGGCCGTACCCGTGCATCCCGCGACCAGCATCAGGGCCGCAAGGAGAAGACAGGCTGCCGGAATGATCATCTTCGATCTCATCCCCCTTCTGTTGGCGCCGAAGGATTATGAGGCCATCCCCGGTCCGGGAAAAAATTATAAAAAAAGGGCTCTGTAGAAAACCTCCTGCAGAGGTTGATGGTGCGTGCTGATCCTCTGCCTTCCCGTTCGCCGGGGGCATAGTCCCCCGGCGCAGGCACACCAGAAAAGGTTTTCAACAGAGCCTAAAAAAGGGATCCGATTACCAGGATTTCCTTTCCGCGGGTTTCAGTTCGACGGGGCATCCCCGGATGGTCTTGCCCTTCATCCCTTCGATGACTGCAGCTGCTGCGTCCTCGGGCACCTCGACAAAGGAGTATGTGCCGTAGATACTGATCGCTCCGATCGACCGGCCGGGTATGCCGGTTTCGCCGGCGAGTGCACCGACAATATCCTTCGGCCGGATCTCCTGATCTCTCCCCAGGTTCAGATAGAGGCGGACCATGCCGGGTTCGGCACCGGTGTTTGCCGGGGTGAGGTCGGGAGCTTTCTCGGGTTCGGCACCGGTGTCAAGTCTGAGTTTCAGGAGGGCCGCGGCGATGTCCATGGAGGTGTAGTCGTCCACCATGATCCGCTCGACCATTCCGATGTACTTCTCCATCTCGCCGTTGTCGACGGTCTGCTTGATTTTCTCGACGATATTTCTCATCCGTGTCTCCTCGACGTCGCTCTCTGTCGGGAGGGGTATGCGGGCGATCGTGATCTTGGCATATTTCTGGATCGTCCTGAGTTTGTAGATCTCCTTCGGGCCGACAAAGGTTATGGCCCGTCCGGCCCGTCCGGCCCGTGCGGTCCTGCCGATGCGGTGCACATAGTATTCCACGTCCTGGGGAACGTCGAAGTTGATGACCATGTCGACGTCCTCGACATCGATCCCCCGTGCAGCGACGTCGGTGGCGATGAGCACGTCGATAGTGCCGCTCCTGAACTTTGCCATCACGCGGTCACGCTGGACCTGTTTCAGGTCGCCGTGAAGGCCTTCGGCAAAGTAGCCCCTCGCCTGAAGCTGGCTGTTCAGTTCGTCGACGCTCTTTTTCGTGTTGCAGAAGACAAGGGTGAGTTCAGGGTCGTAGATGTCAAGGAGCCTGCAGAGGATCTCGAGTTTTTCCCTGCTGCGCACCTCAAGGTACAACTGCTCGATCTGCGGGACGGTCAGTTCGCGGTGGGGGACACTGATGAACTGGGGATTCTTCTGGAAACGCTTCGAGATCTCCAGGATCGGTTTCGGGAGGGTCGCGGAGAAGAGGACCGTCTGGCGGTTCTGCGGAGTCTCGCCAAGGATTGTCTCGATGTCCTCCCTGAAGCCCATGTCGAGCATCTGGTCGGCCTCGTCGAGGATGACCATCTTCACGCCACCGAGTTTGAGCGTGCCGCGGTCAAGGTGGTCGAGCACGCGCCCGGGCGTGCCGACGACGATCTGTACCCCGGACTTCAGTGCCCGGAACTGCCTCTCGATGGGCTGGCCGCCATAGACAGGTATCACGGTGATACTCCCGTGATATTTTGCAAGGCGCGAAAATTCTTCGGCTGTCTGGATGGCAAGCTCCCGGGTCGGCGAAAGGACGAGCACCTGTGTCTCCCTGCTTGCAGGGTCGATCTTCTCGATGGCCGGGATGCCGAATGCCGCTGTCTTTCCTGTGCCGGTCTGGGCCTGGCCGGTCACGTCTCCTCCGACCAGGATCTTGGGTATGGCAAGGACCTGGATCGGAGTGGGCTCTTCAAAGCCCATATCTTCTATTGCCTTGAGAATATTCGAGGATAGATGAAATGTTGAAAAGCTGATGGTATCTTCCATTCTATTGTCATGGGTGTTCGTCCCTCATTATATATTGTATTGTGGAGGGGAAAAATCAGACACGGCCCGGACGATATGAGCAGGGATTTACAGGGCATAAAAGAGACAGATCCAGAAAATAATTGAGGAGGTACGTTTATTTGGAGAGATCGGGTGCGACCGCCATAGACAGGCTGCGCGGGGACCGGGGGTGCGGGACAGTTATCCCGCGTTCCCGAGATCTGTACGTATTTTTTCGATGTCATCGGGTGTGGCGTCCATCTCCATGACGGCGGTGCCGAAACAGGGCTTCGTGAAAGGGAAGAGGACTTTCCGTTTCTTCTCCTTCACTCCGACGATCAGGGGGGATTTGCCAAGGATGATGACGTCCCGGATGGCATAGTCGGGCGGCATCTCATAGTTCTCCTTTGCATGCCGCCGGATGTACTCGTTTGCCTCGTCCATGGAGATGTCCTTGATGAGGATCCGTGCCGGAAGGCGGTTGACGCAGTGCGGCTTGCCCAGATCTGCCATTGTGGTCTCACTCCGTATGAGGGTACTACTGTATTTCTCCCTCATTTAAGGTTCTCCCGCAGGCAGGAACGGCGGGATACATCGATGCACGATGATGAAGAAGGATGCCCGCGCTCGGCTCGCCAGATCGCTTGATGCCCTTCTCCGGTTTCAAGGGCCTCAGAACGACCGGATGCGACAACGGGTCCGCATACCATCAGACCCTGCAGGTCTGGCCTGACCAGATGATAGGAGCACATCGGCCATGGCCGCGCAATCTGCACAGACCGCCAGAAATGATAAAATAACAGATGAAACGAGGGATTCGAACAAAAGAAAGAGAGCCCCAGGCGAGAGTTGAACTCGCGACCTGCTGATTACAAGTC
This window of the Methanofollis ethanolicus genome carries:
- a CDS encoding fasciclin domain-containing protein, which gives rise to MQQESVQIQKNIVETAVASGEFNTLVAAVKAAGLVETLSSPGPYTVFAPNDAAFAKVSKETLDSLMQDKAKLADILKYHVISGKHMAADVSKMSSLKTLQGSDLSVDTSRGVRINDVSVIKADIVCSNGVCHVIDSVLIPK
- a CDS encoding STAS domain-containing protein, producing MEMTAERCDGILIIEVGGRLDGYAAEEVKRGIATSLRDDDRSVVIDLAGLAYLSSAGIRVFLGLQKELKVRGGGLAICNVGEYPLQVLAMAGFDRVFTLFPSRAAALAASFRREDSLSLIADLAAPPVEYEGAKFRFEPGSWTPASLRVKGSIDDLLHARIREEGVSAETFSDIRYSLGLGALGSSLLDAMPFLGEMVTLQGSMTWLPSDGHNTPDFFVPARVGGEVRAYTAFNVALDGQFNEFATVEAEEGITLEALYRAVFAHARERKVGAGVVAVALWGVTGGVLGSGIRKAPLARDAPARGGSIFDPENVGDWIEASEEPKYAGDSIVAFGIGLDPSADLSSCDAGAIASLSGHPRGEGDNGLILHTHGVVFRKVPWDLQTPLEKGIDRCLAEGEFVDMRHLLDGTRILRAHLGIAYISSITRG
- a CDS encoding ATP-binding protein encodes the protein MEEWTITAGLASLPGALDRVAAALQRLGAPAKAVQEVELAVDEAVTNIILYGYGDAGGRISLSCEKTEKGVVVEIRDAAPAFDPTAASAPNLEGGADERPIGGLGIHLMRKMTDAVLYEHREGENVLRLVKHFER
- a CDS encoding PP2C family protein-serine/threonine phosphatase codes for the protein MMPAVADFIVLFQMICVIVVAAYFITRREPFTEALERRLSPRSTLLLVLFFGALSVYGTLSGVAVLGSPINVRDLGPMVAGLFCGPVVGLGAGIIGGLFRLQMGGFTALPCAIATVLAGFFGGAIWWVHRNGPVPVRTAVAFAVGMEIFHMGLVLLLCTPFATAWEVVRQVCIPMILANAAGMFIFALLVSNLVTERRTKAERDAYHGELERKKAEMQIAADIQHTFLPKAIPPLKGFDLAAVSCPAREVGGDFYDAIRLQNGTTGLVIADVSGKSVPAALYMALSRTIIRAMAGWHPRVSRTLADTNAMILSQSDSGMFVTLFYGVLDEEKRMLTYANAGHNPPLLLRAGSDEFVRLMPTGIALGAVDEMEYGEETVGIGPGDMLVLYTDGVTEAINAGTEEFGETRLKETALGLRDRPAHEVIRGVRDAVLGFAGEEPQFDDITLMVLKGV
- a CDS encoding STAS domain-containing protein; amino-acid sequence: MTMESSSNTGVRVMAGCAVVSVAGRIDASSCGGLESTLSHLVEQGERSIIVDMTDLTYTSSSGLRVLLTAYKQVKKMDGVFSIAGLCPFVREIFEISGFLRIFPAYDSVEDALNRQGRD
- a CDS encoding class I SAM-dependent methyltransferase; its protein translation is MTASFRDPGAWERDYLQRGRIWGGAACDLPAIPPCSRVLEIGCGNGKTYTSLSGKGVSVVGLDISPSAVALCRRASGEGAPLLIADARALPFRDQIFDAVCAFHVAGHLKAAGREDVAGEIARVLKGGGKLYFRDFSERDMRCGKGTGVEAGTFLRGEGILTHYFSESEACTLFSALHPCALETCTWPLRVRGKDLPRAEVVAVFEKQG
- a CDS encoding FKBP-type peptidyl-prolyl cis-trans isomerase encodes the protein MIIPAACLLLAALMLVAGCTGTAEKPRAAPGDNVSVDYTVSFLNGTVYESSVGRAPLTFTLGKGKVIAGFDKAVTGLAVNESVNVTIPVEEAYGEYNSTLVIIVPRESLPADTGMGQRFVFPNIDSKHVYTVTAVNETTLMLDGNHPLAGNDLRFSITLLSLQKAAAA
- a CDS encoding DEAD/DEAH box helicase — translated: MEDTISFSTFHLSSNILKAIEDMGFEEPTPIQVLAIPKILVGGDVTGQAQTGTGKTAAFGIPAIEKIDPASRETQVLVLSPTRELAIQTAEEFSRLAKYHGSITVIPVYGGQPIERQFRALKSGVQIVVGTPGRVLDHLDRGTLKLGGVKMVILDEADQMLDMGFREDIETILGETPQNRQTVLFSATLPKPILEISKRFQKNPQFISVPHRELTVPQIEQLYLEVRSREKLEILCRLLDIYDPELTLVFCNTKKSVDELNSQLQARGYFAEGLHGDLKQVQRDRVMAKFRSGTIDVLIATDVAARGIDVEDVDMVINFDVPQDVEYYVHRIGRTARAGRAGRAITFVGPKEIYKLRTIQKYAKITIARIPLPTESDVEETRMRNIVEKIKQTVDNGEMEKYIGMVERIMVDDYTSMDIAAALLKLRLDTGAEPEKAPDLTPANTGAEPGMVRLYLNLGRDQEIRPKDIVGALAGETGIPGRSIGAISIYGTYSFVEVPEDAAAAVIEGMKGKTIRGCPVELKPAERKSW
- a CDS encoding DUF1894 domain-containing protein; this encodes MREKYSSTLIRSETTMADLGKPHCVNRLPARILIKDISMDEANEYIRRHAKENYEMPPDYAIRDVIILGKSPLIVGVKEKKRKVLFPFTKPCFGTAVMEMDATPDDIEKIRTDLGNAG